The Bradyrhizobium guangxiense genomic sequence CGCGCGCGAGCCGAGAGTGCATCCGGTCCCGATCCTGTCGCTCCGGCCGACGCAGATGACGGTCGGCATGCGCGAGGTCAAGGAGAAGCGCAAGCGCTGGCGCGAGCATGGCAGGAAGAAGCAGGCCGATCTGCTCGGCAAGCACATGATCCCGGTCGTCTACGGTCCGGACGCACGCTATTACGTGATCGACCATCATCATCTCGGCCGCGCGCTGCACGACGAAGGTGTCGAGGAGGTGCTGGTGACCGTCGTCGGCGACCTCCGCATGGTCGAGCGCGAGGCGTTCTGGGGCGTGATGGACAACAAGCGCTGGGTCTACCCTTACGACGCCAAGGGTGAGCGGAGGTCGTTCCGCGATCTGCCGAAATCGGTCGCCGATCTCAAGGACGATCCGTTCCGCAGCCTTGCCGGCGAATTGCGCCGCATGGGGGGCTTCGCCAAGGACACCACGCCGTTCTCCGAATTTCTGTGGGCTGACTTCCTGCGCCGAAAACTCTTGCGCAAGGTGGTGGAAGCCGATTTCGACAAGGCGCTCGAGAAGGCGATGGCCGCGGCAAAAAGCAGGGATGCGATCTATCTGCCCGGCTGGTGCGGTCCGGAGGACGATGATTAGGATTGTCGGGGGCCGCGCAGCGATATGGCCCCATCGGGCGGAAGGCCGTGAGATCTGAAGCGGCCGACGCTCGCTTCCATTCAGGCACGACCGTGCGCAGCCGCAGGCATCAGTCGCGCTGGAAGATCCTGGCGCCGGGGTAGGCGCGGCGGGCGTAAGTGACCACCAGCGCGCGGTCCTGGGTGTCCAGGAAGGGCGTTCGGATCTGGCAGGATCCGACGATGAGGTGCCACAGGCCGTTGAGCTTCTGGATCACGATCTCCATTTGAGTAGTCCTCGATCACTCCCATTCCAGCGAATGCTGCTTCGTCGCCGCAGTGTTTGGGATCGCGGTCGCGGGTGCGAAATTCCCAACACGGCCGCAAAACACGTCGACCCTTGTTAGTTGGTTACGAAATGCGCCCAGATAAGCCGGATCTCATCACAGCCGCTTGAGCGAAATCAATTTCCGCCCCCATGAAACCGTCCTGAAACAAAGCCGTCCCATCTCTATGGGGTAGTCGAGCTCACACAGGAGGCGAACATGCGCCGTCTGGTTTTCGCAATTGCCTTGCTCGCGGTCGCTTCGGCGGGAATCTCGGCATCCTTTGCCGCGGTCCACCACGCCAAGACGTTGACGTTCGCGGAACGCTTTGCTCCGGCGCTCGAGTTGATGGCGAAGCGCTAGCGGCACACGTCTCGCAGCCGTAAGCGATGCAGCGGCTGCTCGCTCCGACGCGGACATCACGTCGCACCTGTCGAGCGGCGATGGCGGAGACAGCCTTGACCTGTCGCAAACCTGCCTCGCCCTGAGCGGCTAACGTGTGCCTGCATGGTTGCAGAGACAGCGTTGCGCCCCGACGCCGAGGGCCAAGGCTCCAAGTCATGCAGATCAAGTCATGCAGATTTTGGAGGCACGGCCATGAGCGTCATCTTTCGCATCCTCTTTGTCCTTGCCGGCGCGATCACGGCGCTGTTCGTCGCGCGTGACGCGCTGAATTTCACCATCATCCAGACCTTCGTCGCCGTCCTGCTCGTCACCGCCGTCGTCGGTGTCGGCAGCCTCTGGAGCCTGCGGCGAAAGTCGTGAGTGAGGTGCAACGCTATAGTTCTGTCGGGCTGAGCGAAGCAGAAGCTCAAGCGAGGCTCGCGGCGGACGGCCCCAACGAATTGCCCCGGCCGGAACGACGCAGTTCCCTGCGCATCGTGGTGGAAGTGCTGCGCGAGCCGATGCTGCTGCTGTTGCTTTGCGGCGGGCTGATCTACCTCGTGCTCGGCGATCTCAAGGAGGCGCTGATCCTCCTGGCGTTCGGGGCGATGTCCATTGTGATCACGGTGGTGCAGGAGACCCGGACCGAGCGGGTGCTGGAAGCCTTGCGCGACCTGACCAGCCCGCGCGCGCTGGTGGTGCGGGACGGTGCGCGCAAGCGGATTGCCGGCCGCGAGGTCGTGCAGGGCGACCTTCTCGTCCTGGGCGAAGGCGATCGCGTTCCCGCCGACGCCGCGCTCGTCGAGGCGCGCGACCTGCAGATCGACGAGTCCCTGCTGACCGGCGAGTCGGTGCCCGTCCGCAAGAAGACCGCCGACAAGGTCGCTGCGGCCGATCACCGCCCCGGCGGCGAGGATCAGCCATTCGTGTATTCCGGTTCGCTCGTCGTGCGCGGCGAGGGGCTGGCGCTGGTCGAGGCTACCGGGCCGCGCAGCGAGAT encodes the following:
- a CDS encoding ParB-like protein, translating into MTTTNAREPRVHPVPILSLRPTQMTVGMREVKEKRKRWREHGRKKQADLLGKHMIPVVYGPDARYYVIDHHHLGRALHDEGVEEVLVTVVGDLRMVEREAFWGVMDNKRWVYPYDAKGERRSFRDLPKSVADLKDDPFRSLAGELRRMGGFAKDTTPFSEFLWADFLRRKLLRKVVEADFDKALEKAMAAAKSRDAIYLPGWCGPEDDD